In one window of Comamonas testosteroni DNA:
- a CDS encoding LysR family transcriptional regulator: MPVFPNNISLRQLRAFDEVARQGAFAPAARELCLTQSALSESIRQLEEALGLRLFDRTTRTVGLTAAGQAFLLDVRQAFESLEQGFQNLGDLAALRRGKVRIAAAPSVLAVLLLPVLPALRARHPGIEVDLIEDSAEGIAQRVQAGSVDFGVGAAHPAGGDLLTQPLISDAMGLVARLDEPLLQAGRLMAADLAQLPHLAFVGLTTDTAISQLLASEPGMPQNLLQTPLRLSNPQLLFEAVSLGLGVSIVPALTARHPSLGLQGDLGFRLLDEPRILRRTLLIQRPRRALSPAAQLLFDALAAQVQTLAQFEGITPD; the protein is encoded by the coding sequence ATGCCGGTTTTTCCGAACAATATCAGTCTGCGCCAGCTGCGCGCCTTTGACGAGGTGGCGCGCCAGGGCGCGTTTGCCCCTGCGGCCCGCGAGCTGTGCCTGACGCAGTCGGCCCTGTCCGAATCCATTCGGCAGCTGGAAGAGGCCCTGGGCCTGCGGCTGTTTGACCGCACCACGCGCACCGTGGGGCTGACGGCCGCCGGCCAGGCCTTCTTGCTCGATGTGCGCCAGGCCTTCGAGAGCCTGGAGCAGGGCTTTCAGAACCTGGGTGATCTGGCCGCGCTGCGCCGCGGCAAGGTGCGCATTGCTGCCGCTCCGTCGGTGCTGGCGGTGTTGCTGCTGCCGGTGCTGCCCGCCTTGCGGGCCCGGCATCCGGGCATCGAGGTGGATCTGATCGAGGACAGCGCCGAAGGCATTGCCCAGCGCGTGCAGGCCGGCAGCGTGGATTTCGGCGTGGGAGCGGCGCACCCGGCAGGCGGCGATTTGCTGACCCAGCCGCTGATCAGCGATGCCATGGGGCTGGTGGCCAGGCTCGATGAGCCTTTGCTGCAGGCCGGGCGGCTGATGGCGGCCGATCTGGCCCAACTGCCTCATCTGGCATTTGTGGGGCTGACTACCGACACTGCCATCAGCCAGTTGCTGGCTTCGGAGCCGGGCATGCCGCAGAACCTGCTGCAGACACCGCTGCGCCTGTCCAATCCGCAATTGCTGTTCGAGGCCGTGAGCCTGGGCCTGGGCGTGAGCATCGTTCCGGCGCTGACGGCGCGCCACCCTTCGCTGGGCCTGCAGGGCGATCTGGGCTTTCGCCTGCTGGACGAGCCGCGCATCCTGCGCCGCACGCTGCTGATTCAGCGCCCGCGCCGTGCGCTGTCACCGGCCGCGCAACTGCTGTTCGATGCGCTGGCGGCGCAGGTGCAGACGCTGGCGCAGTTCGAAGGCATCACGCCTGATTGA
- a CDS encoding DUF2069 domain-containing protein: MLRNVKRRTQNKTTGFKQSWHDRYDATAMTDALSPQAAENTSSPIQQPGSDVAATRWLAVGSLLALMLLCVAWELWLAPLREGGTWLFLKALPLAFAVIGLLKRRMYTYRWLSLLVWLYFTEGVVRAWSDAAPSRWLALAEVALCVLLFIACAAHVRLRQRAVKAARLNQA, translated from the coding sequence GTGCTGCGCAACGTCAAGCGCAGAACGCAAAACAAAACGACCGGATTCAAACAAAGCTGGCATGACCGATATGATGCCACTGCTATGACCGACGCCCTCTCGCCCCAAGCCGCCGAAAACACTTCTTCACCAATCCAGCAGCCCGGCTCCGATGTGGCCGCCACGCGCTGGTTGGCCGTGGGCAGCCTGCTGGCACTGATGCTGCTGTGCGTGGCCTGGGAGCTGTGGCTGGCCCCGCTGCGCGAAGGCGGCACCTGGCTGTTTCTCAAGGCCCTGCCGCTGGCCTTTGCCGTGATCGGCCTGCTCAAGCGCCGCATGTACACCTATCGCTGGCTCAGCCTGCTGGTGTGGCTCTACTTCACCGAGGGCGTGGTGCGTGCCTGGAGCGATGCCGCGCCCAGCCGCTGGCTGGCGCTGGCAGAGGTGGCGCTGTGCGTGTTGCTCTTCATCGCCTGCGCAGCCCATGTGCGCCTGCGCCAGCGAGCCGTCAAGGCGGCCCGGCTCAATCAGGCGTGA
- a CDS encoding dihydrofolate reductase codes for MAIQLIYARAANGVIGKDNTMPWHLPEDMAHFKELTRGCAVIMGRKTWDSLPARFRPLPGRSNIVVTRQTDWQAEPASDQVLRAASLPEALALGCKLSQDVWVIGGAQIYAQALPLADAVEVTEICRDFEGDAFAPELGEQWQAVSRSEHVSANGLPYRFVRFERQG; via the coding sequence ATGGCCATTCAACTCATCTACGCCCGCGCAGCCAACGGCGTCATCGGCAAGGACAACACCATGCCCTGGCACCTGCCGGAAGACATGGCGCATTTCAAGGAACTGACCCGGGGCTGCGCCGTCATCATGGGCCGCAAGACCTGGGACTCGCTGCCTGCGCGCTTCCGCCCCCTGCCGGGCCGCAGCAATATCGTCGTCACCCGCCAGACCGACTGGCAAGCCGAGCCGGCATCCGACCAGGTCCTGCGCGCCGCCAGCCTGCCCGAAGCGCTGGCGCTGGGCTGCAAGCTCTCGCAAGACGTCTGGGTCATCGGCGGCGCGCAGATCTATGCCCAGGCCCTGCCGCTGGCCGATGCCGTGGAAGTGACCGAAATCTGCCGCGACTTCGAAGGCGATGCCTTTGCCCCCGAACTGGGCGAGCAGTGGCAGGCCGTGAGCCGCAGCGAGCATGTCTCTGCCAATGGCCTGCCCTACCGCTTTGTACGCTTCGAGCGGCAGGGCTGA
- a CDS encoding thymidylate synthase, which translates to MNSTTCTLRPVRCQYETFMRHVFEHGASKTDRTGTGTRSVFGYQMRFNLNEGFPLVTTKKVHLKSIILELLWFLRGDSNVKWLQERGCTIWDEWADKETGDLGPVYGVQWRSWPKADGTHVDQIAEVVKQLQNNPDSRRIIVSAWNVAELDQMALMPCHSFFQFYVADGKLSCQLYQRSADIFLGVPFNIASYALLTHMLAQQCGLEVGDFIWTGGDCHIYNNHFEQVQTQLSRQPFAYPTLNIKRKPDSIFGYEYEDFEVLDYQHHAGIKAPVAV; encoded by the coding sequence ATGAACTCCACCACCTGCACCCTGCGCCCCGTGCGCTGCCAGTACGAAACCTTTATGCGCCATGTGTTCGAGCACGGCGCATCCAAGACCGACCGCACGGGCACGGGCACGCGCAGCGTGTTCGGCTACCAGATGCGCTTCAACCTCAATGAAGGCTTCCCGCTGGTCACCACCAAGAAGGTGCACCTGAAGTCCATCATCCTGGAGCTGCTGTGGTTTCTGCGCGGCGACAGCAATGTGAAATGGCTGCAGGAGCGCGGCTGCACCATCTGGGACGAATGGGCCGACAAGGAAACCGGCGACCTGGGCCCGGTCTACGGCGTGCAATGGCGCAGCTGGCCCAAGGCCGACGGCACACATGTCGACCAGATTGCAGAAGTCGTCAAGCAGCTCCAGAACAATCCCGACAGCCGCCGCATCATCGTCAGCGCCTGGAACGTGGCCGAGCTGGACCAGATGGCGCTCATGCCCTGCCACTCCTTCTTCCAGTTCTATGTGGCCGACGGCAAGCTCAGCTGCCAACTCTACCAGCGCAGCGCCGACATCTTCCTGGGCGTGCCCTTCAACATCGCCAGCTACGCGCTGCTGACCCATATGCTGGCCCAGCAATGCGGCCTGGAAGTGGGCGACTTCATCTGGACCGGCGGCGACTGCCACATTTACAACAACCACTTCGAACAGGTGCAGACCCAGCTGTCGCGACAGCCCTTCGCCTATCCGACGCTGAACATCAAGCGCAAGCCCGACTCCATCTTCGGCTACGAGTACGAGGACTTCGAAGTGCTGGACTATCAGCACCATGCCGGCATCAAGGCGCCCGTGGCGGTCTAA
- a CDS encoding FAD-binding oxidoreductase: MTSTALLESLRQIVGAPHVLTEGDLTAYEQDWRKRVHGKSLAVVRPGNTAEVAGVVKACAAAGVQIVPQGGNTGLSVGSTPDDSGQQVVLSLTRLNAVRHIDKDNLTFTVEAGCILQNLQDLADQQGLLFPLSLAAEGSCTIGGNLGTNAGGTQVVRYGNTRDLCLGLEVVTPQGEIWDGLKGLRKDNTGYDLRDLFIGSEGTLGIITAATMKLFPQPAAQLTAFAAVPSMEAAVRLLGLAHQHLGAGLTGFEVMGQFALSLVVKHMPQLRVPFTEKGADMGDEAPYCVLLENSDSESEQHARLRFEHLLELAFEDGCVVNAVVAENLTQAHDLWHIRESIPLAQAEEGLNIKHDISVAASRIPAFVEHADAVLKREIPGVRLVNFGHLGDGNLHYNVQVPEGEDGKAFLRDKEALVNHLVYEAVDAFGGSFSAEHGVGALKTDKLEKYQSPVALQMMRAIKQALDPQGIMNPGVVLTRG, from the coding sequence ATGACTTCTACCGCTTTGCTTGAATCCCTGCGCCAGATTGTGGGCGCCCCCCATGTGCTGACCGAAGGCGATCTGACCGCCTACGAGCAGGACTGGCGCAAGCGCGTACACGGCAAGTCCCTGGCCGTGGTGCGCCCCGGCAACACGGCCGAAGTGGCCGGCGTGGTCAAGGCCTGCGCCGCAGCGGGCGTGCAGATCGTGCCCCAGGGCGGCAATACCGGGCTTTCCGTAGGCTCGACCCCCGACGACAGCGGCCAGCAGGTCGTGCTCAGCCTGACGCGCCTGAACGCCGTGCGCCATATCGACAAGGACAATCTGACCTTCACCGTCGAAGCCGGCTGCATTTTGCAGAACCTGCAGGATCTGGCGGACCAGCAGGGCCTGCTGTTCCCGCTGTCGCTGGCCGCCGAAGGCAGCTGCACGATCGGCGGCAATCTGGGCACCAACGCCGGCGGCACGCAGGTGGTGCGCTATGGCAACACCCGCGACCTATGCCTGGGCCTGGAAGTGGTGACGCCCCAGGGAGAGATCTGGGACGGACTCAAGGGCCTGCGCAAGGACAACACCGGCTATGACCTGCGCGACCTGTTCATCGGCAGCGAAGGCACGCTGGGCATCATCACCGCCGCGACCATGAAGCTGTTCCCGCAACCGGCCGCCCAGCTCACCGCCTTTGCCGCCGTGCCGTCCATGGAAGCTGCGGTGCGCCTGCTGGGCCTGGCGCACCAGCATCTGGGTGCGGGGCTGACGGGCTTTGAAGTCATGGGCCAGTTTGCGCTGAGCCTGGTCGTCAAGCACATGCCGCAGCTGCGCGTGCCCTTCACCGAAAAGGGGGCCGACATGGGCGACGAAGCGCCCTACTGCGTGCTGCTGGAGAACAGCGACAGCGAGTCCGAGCAGCATGCACGCCTGCGCTTCGAGCACCTGCTGGAGCTGGCCTTTGAAGACGGCTGCGTGGTCAACGCCGTGGTGGCGGAAAACCTGACCCAGGCCCATGACCTGTGGCATATCCGCGAGAGCATTCCCCTGGCCCAGGCCGAGGAAGGCCTGAACATCAAGCACGATATCTCGGTCGCCGCCTCGCGCATCCCCGCCTTTGTCGAGCATGCCGACGCCGTGCTCAAGCGCGAGATTCCCGGCGTGCGGCTGGTCAACTTCGGCCATCTGGGCGACGGCAATCTCCACTACAACGTGCAGGTGCCCGAAGGCGAGGACGGCAAGGCCTTTCTGCGCGACAAGGAGGCCCTGGTCAACCACCTGGTCTACGAGGCCGTGGACGCCTTCGGCGGCTCGTTCTCGGCCGAGCATGGCGTGGGCGCGCTCAAGACGGACAAGCTCGAAAAATACCAGTCCCCCGTTGCCCTGCAGATGATGCGCGCCATCAAGCAGGCTCTGGACCCGCAGGGCATCATGAACCCCGGCGTGGTGCTGACGCGCGGCTGA